A genomic region of Sulfolobales archaeon contains the following coding sequences:
- a CDS encoding winged helix-turn-helix transcriptional regulator — protein sequence MAIEAIDKRVLIGLLRDGRASIRELSRYTGLSPQLISYKLRAFISRDIIKSFSLRISPNLYGYYYGFVAVDSKINDFKRISSWASCLEKIELLEIYSSSLENLGKDMEYLKGRAVSYYMSYIPPQRLYRRSRIVDEFIRALRSEPRASFSRLAEISGLERRSVIKIYRWLKKRRLVRVIPILDLDRAGIKLVVIFTRKADKLLLPVGIEYEVLLHIAEGSNAFFIIAFIDSYDAKKFISEIRGQDREVDIMIIYDYGFLEIE from the coding sequence ATGGCGATTGAAGCCATTGATAAGAGGGTCTTGATAGGACTGCTTAGAGATGGTAGAGCATCAATTAGAGAGCTTTCTAGATATACCGGCTTGTCTCCTCAGCTGATCAGCTACAAATTAAGGGCATTTATTAGCAGGGATATCATTAAGAGCTTTTCGCTAAGAATATCGCCTAATCTATATGGCTATTACTATGGATTTGTCGCTGTGGATAGTAAAATAAATGATTTCAAAAGGATCTCCTCTTGGGCCTCTTGCCTTGAAAAAATAGAGTTGCTGGAGATCTACTCTTCTTCTCTTGAAAACCTTGGAAAGGATATGGAGTATTTGAAAGGGAGGGCTGTCAGCTATTATATGTCGTATATACCTCCGCAGAGACTATATAGAAGATCGAGGATTGTGGATGAATTTATAAGGGCTCTGAGATCTGAGCCCAGAGCTAGCTTCTCGAGGCTGGCTGAGATATCGGGTCTGGAGAGAAGGTCAGTGATCAAGATCTATAGGTGGCTTAAGAAGAGAAGGCTTGTAAGGGTAATCCCAATACTAGATCTCGATAGGGCGGGAATAAAGCTGGTTGTTATTTTCACTAGGAAGGCAGATAAGCTATTACTACCGGTTGGGATAGAGTATGAAGTATTATTACACATAGCTGAGGGATCTAATGCTTTTTTCATAATAGCATTTATTGATAGCTATGATGCAAAGAAATTCATCTCGGAAATAAGAGGTCAAGATAGGGAGGTAGATATAATGATCATATATGACTATGGATTTCTAGAAATAGAGTAG